In the Longimicrobium sp. genome, one interval contains:
- a CDS encoding LamG domain-containing protein, producing MVPVAACLLAALAQPVHAGSLRFTENLPTQYEFADVPGLHPEFGRGEFTFEIWVKPDTGFRVGPTYRSEYSQLRNWSETDNQPYSSTGWWLPGNWLLDGHSRPEGFDAGDTREGTFSLQFYGGGRLRWMFADKKEGMPRGMVWAAQAFPASSTPSLLDGRWHHVAAVRRWRQPLGARLELWVDGRLVGSTDIPDRTDMRRFWDHPAHPNDPPELGGWAMGAEVMTAWNYEFTQYEDYKGLVDDMRMWGRALSPEEISRLATGAAPADRAALLSHYSFDEGRGDVCRDRLNRGPAIALHRWGQQNWSQENSPASAAR from the coding sequence GTGGTTCCCGTCGCGGCGTGCCTCCTCGCGGCCCTCGCCCAGCCGGTGCACGCCGGCTCGCTGCGGTTCACCGAGAACCTGCCGACCCAGTACGAGTTCGCGGACGTGCCGGGGCTGCACCCGGAGTTCGGCCGCGGCGAGTTCACTTTCGAGATCTGGGTGAAGCCCGACACCGGCTTCCGGGTGGGCCCCACCTACCGCTCGGAGTACTCGCAGCTCCGGAACTGGTCGGAGACCGACAACCAGCCGTACTCGAGCACGGGGTGGTGGCTCCCCGGGAACTGGCTGCTCGACGGACATTCGCGGCCCGAGGGGTTCGACGCGGGCGACACCCGGGAAGGGACGTTCAGCCTGCAGTTCTACGGGGGCGGCCGGCTGCGCTGGATGTTCGCGGACAAGAAGGAGGGGATGCCGCGCGGGATGGTGTGGGCCGCCCAGGCCTTCCCCGCGAGCAGCACGCCCTCGCTGCTGGACGGCCGCTGGCACCACGTCGCGGCGGTGCGCCGCTGGCGCCAGCCGTTGGGGGCGCGGCTGGAGCTGTGGGTGGACGGCCGCCTGGTGGGGTCCACCGACATCCCGGACCGCACCGACATGCGGCGCTTCTGGGACCACCCGGCCCACCCGAACGACCCGCCGGAGCTCGGCGGCTGGGCGATGGGCGCCGAGGTGATGACGGCGTGGAACTACGAGTTCACGCAGTACGAGGACTACAAGGGCCTGGTGGACGACATGCGGATGTGGGGCCGCGCCCTGTCGCCGGAGGAGATCTCGCGGCTGGCCACCGGCGCCGCGCCCGCCGACCGCGCGGCGCTCCTCTCCCACTACAGCTTCGACGAGGGGCGGGGCGACGTGTGCCGCGACCGGCTGAACCGCGGCCCCGCCATCGCCCTGCACCGCTGGGGGCAGCAGAACTGGTCGCAGGAGAACAGCCCCGCCTCGGCCGCCCGGTAG
- a CDS encoding transcriptional repressor, with the protein MSTIARVRHEDAEALLRQALEAHGQRFTEQRAAVYRFLRGTDEHPTADEVFTSVRADIADISLATVYKALETLVSCGLAVKLTYGDDSARYDARTDDHFHSRCLKCGMVRDVPGAAGGLPRIEAGEGFRVEGYRVEVVGYCAHCAG; encoded by the coding sequence ATGTCCACCATCGCGCGCGTGCGCCACGAAGACGCGGAGGCGCTGCTGCGACAGGCCCTGGAGGCCCACGGCCAGCGCTTCACCGAGCAGCGGGCCGCGGTCTACCGCTTCCTGCGCGGCACCGACGAGCACCCCACGGCCGACGAGGTGTTCACCTCCGTGCGCGCCGACATCGCCGACATCTCACTCGCCACGGTCTACAAGGCGCTGGAGACGCTGGTGAGCTGCGGGCTGGCCGTGAAGCTCACCTACGGCGACGACTCGGCCCGCTACGACGCGCGCACCGACGACCACTTCCACTCGCGCTGCCTGAAGTGCGGCATGGTCCGCGACGTGCCGGGTGCCGCCGGCGGCCTGCCGCGCATCGAGGCGGGCGAGGGGTTCCGGGTGGAGGGCTACCGCGTGGAGGTGGTCGGCTACTGCGCCCACTGCGCCGGGTAG